One Pichia kudriavzevii chromosome 3, complete sequence genomic window carries:
- a CDS encoding uncharacterized protein (PKUD0C02380; similar to Saccharomyces cerevisiae YBR245C (ISW1); ancestral locus Anc_6.161), producing MNLNTSFATYKKASLRRSRSSSTDKSLLSVPNSFTNDKEAQHERTCSASLSNFTQVGTAKVTKYSVLYRKFTAKKNKTWEGDGVLQFNRSTNMGIIKNEDGIVIARLKDASKFISRNIEFRSSGYEFEIDDEITSSEFSGNSSPLISVTSNSNIPLDSSRYKTKNFVSPLISRSKANNSVNAQEQPEQLPKRKLTVPLVSAQKPITTPLQGIKKRKVTDAPLYDTSMVENPLFMPDLPRSIDESEIPRKVVIDPLLSEKLRPHQREGVTFMYSCVMGISGNDIRGAILADEMGLGKTLQTITLIWTLLRQSHIAGTKPVADKVLICCPVSLVNNWKNEFNKWLGLNRLGICTINNNKYSNEIQDIQLFARNRVHQVMIIGYEKMQSMSEHIKQVKFDLLVCDEAHRLKNSDNKTIKTLESFNIRRRILLSGTPIQNDLTEFYTMANFTNPGILGDLKTFQKEFIRPILDSRDSNCRSTKVIEKGRAKSLELMKITERFILRRSNAELTSYLPKRSDYIVFVPPTPLQLQLFKTIIETKKFKLFIENETTQNSSSSFNLINTFRKICNSPSLLQSDGFFLEISERNTQSQDDVEFRRQLGKKVKSGKIMFLIKLLGLLHSQGDEKVVIVSNFTSTLDIIETLFKSLNLKFCRLDGSTASNERMKIVDRFNKSKADDTFAILLSAKAGGVGLNLVGASRLILFDNDWNPAVDLQAIARIHRDGQKRDVKIYRLLTNGCMDEKIFQRQLMKMDLSDKFLDQRGGEKELFDRSDIKDIFNVQFEKIKSNSYCNTHELMCCDCDGKGTNNEIDQEDSTGTNSDDENESNDLTDIDKRQFMSALSYADKYPNASSNPEDELLRMKRKKLRRCMKGYKHINGLGSKERFISTDDDILNALINNQDPEKPLISYVFGKF from the coding sequence ATGAACCTCAACACGTCATTTGCCACATATAAGAAGGCATCTCTGAGAAGGTCCCGCTCAAGTAGCACCGATAAGTCACTTTTGTCGGTACCGAACTCGTTTACGAATGACAAAGAGGCTCAACACGAAAGAACATGTTCTGCGTCCTTGTCAAATTTTACACAAGTAGGCACGGCGAAAGTCACCAAATATAGCGTACTATATCGGAAATTCACAgcaaaaaagaacaaaacaTGGGAGGGTGATGGTGTTCTACAGTTCAATAGGTCAACCAATATGGGTATTATCAAAAATGAGGATGGGATAGTTATTGCTAGATTAAAAGATGCTAGCAAGTTTATTTCTAGAAATATAGAATTTAGGTCCTCGGGCTACGAGTTTGAAATAGACGATGAAATAACATCTTCTGAATTTTCGGGAAATTCTTCCCCTTTAATCAGTGTCACATCGAATTCGAACATCCCCTTAGATTCTTCTCGTTATAAAACGAAAAACTTTGTTTCACCGTTaatttcaagatcaaaAGCCAATAACAGCGTGAATGCTCAAGAACAACCAGAACAACTGCCCAAGCGGAAACTTACGGTACCTTTAGTTTCTGCACAGAAGCCCATCACGACACCGCTTCAGGGCATCAAAAAGCGAAAAGTGACAGACGCCCCACTATATGACACAAGTATGGTTGAGAATCCCTTATTTATGCCGGATCTCCCAAGGAGTATAGACGAATCAGAGATTCCAAGGAAAGTAGTTATTGATCCGTTACTTTCAGAAAAGTTGAGACCGCATCAAAGGGAAGGTGTTACGTTTATGTATTCTTGTGTTATGGGGATTTCTGGCAATGATATCAGAGGAGCTATTTTAGCAGACGAAATGGGATTAGGGAAAACTTTACAAACCATAACGTTAATTTGGACTCTTCTACGTCAATCTCACATTGCCGGTACCAAACCCGTCGCCGATAAGGTTTTGATTTGCTGTCCCGTAAGTCTAGTCAATAACTGGAAAAACGAATTTAATAAATGGTTGGGATTGAATAGACTTGGTATATGTAcgatcaacaacaataaataTTCGAACGAGATACAAGACATACAGCTTTTTGCGAGAAATAGAGTCCATCAAGTCATGATTATAGGCTATGAGAAGATGCAATCCATGTCAGAACATATAAAGCAAGTGAAGTTTGACTTATTAGTCTGCGATGAAGCGCATCGTTTGAAGAACAGTGATAAtaaaacaatcaaaacattGGAAAGCTTTAATATTAGGAGGAGGATACTGCTGTCAGGAACACCAATTCAAAATGACTTGACTGAATTTTACACAATGGCCAATTTTACTAACCCAGGAATTTTAGgagatttgaaaacatttcaaaaagaGTTTATTCGTCCCATTTTAGATTCTAGAGACTCTAATTGTCGTAGTACAAAAGTAATTGAAAAGGGTAGAGCTAAGTCTCTggagttgatgaaaataacTGAAAGGTTCATTCTCAGAAGATCAAATGCTGAACTAACTTCTTATTTACCAAAACGATCAGATTATATTGTTTTTGTCCCTCCTACACCTTTACAATTGCAGCTATTTAAAACCataatagaaacaaaaaaatttaagctctttattgaaaatgaaactACCCAGAATAGTTCCTCATCATTCAATCTTATCAATACATTTCGGAAGATCTGTAATTCGCCCTCTCTATTACAGTCGgatggattttttttggaaattaGTGAACGAAACACTCAGTCTCAGGATGATGTAGAGTTCAGAAGACAACTTGGAAAGAAAGTTAAAAGTGGTAAAATCATGTTTCTCATCAAACTCTTGGGATTATTGCACTCACAAGGGGACGAGAAGgttgttattgtttctAACTTTACCTCTACTCTAGATATAATTGAAACattattcaaatctttgaatttgaaattttgcAGGCTTGATGGATCAACCGCTTCTAATGAACGAATGAAGATAGTTGATAGATTCAATAAGTCAAAAGCTGATGATACATTTGCAATTTTGCTAAGTGCAAAGGCTGGTGGGGTTGGATTAAACTTAGTCGGTGCATCTCGGTTGATTCTGTTTGATAATGATTGGAATCCAGCTGTTGATTTACAAGCAATTGCTAGAATCCATAGGGATGGCCAAAAAAGAGACGTAAAAATCTATAGACTTCTCACAAATGGATGTatggatgaaaaaatattccagaggcaattgatgaaaatggatCTAAGTGACAAATTTTTAGATCAAAGGGGTGGAGAAAAGGAGTTATTTGATAGGTCAGATATAAAGGATATTTTTAATGTgcagtttgaaaaaatcaaaagtaaTTCCTACTGCAATACTCATGAGTTGATGTGCTGTGATTGCGATGGAAAGGGCACTAACAATGAGATAGACCAAGAAGATAGTACCGGCACTAATTCTGACGATGAGAACGAATCAAATGACTTGACGGATATCGATAAAAGACAGTTTATGTCTGCTTTGTCTTATGCCGACAAATATCCCAATGCTAGCTCTAATCCTGAAGATGAATTACTTCgaatgaaaagaaaaaagctACGTAGGTGTATGAAAGGATATAAACACATCAACGGCTTGGGTAGTAAGGAAAGGTTTATATCAACGGATGATGATATCTTGAATGCTTTAATAAACAATCAAGATCCAGAGAAACCATTAATATCCTAcgtttttggaaaattctGA
- a CDS encoding uncharacterized protein (PKUD0C02390; similar to Saccharomyces cerevisiae YBR246W (RRT2); ancestral locus Anc_6.162), with the protein MTHNLRRRAVFNTEAPPCCLRINPLDSTIVYFGTYTLIQGNDRKGTIEIWKLRSKEGTTDVPDEQNINLDDLELQGIKLGSIPTHGAVLDIKIDSKSITSNGDSILLSTAQSTGNITLWKIKKDDPLDIKEVSDVQLFPESTSNLGETLITSINFHPRKTYLSFTTTTGIVGYYDYSEGSNSNEPVCFGKEHSLEAWYADWCHLEALDNIVFSGGDDARLIAHDTRVPFPVFETSRIHDAGIVSILTARSNWCENVTDPYIIWTGGYDDQLCVLDLRAGANMNNGALFEGIPPMLREKHNLGGGVWRLIPSPKENDCRVFTCNMYDGGRMLAYDSSNAKNVEVKNYYKGDHSSITYGGDWIGDVAISCSFYDNVVQVWEV; encoded by the coding sequence ATGACTCACAACCTGAGAAGAAGAGCAGTGTTCAATACAGAAGCCCCACCGTGCTGTCTTCGAATCAACCCTTTAGATTCCACAATTGTGTATTTTGGCACTTACACGCTTATTCAAGGAAATGATCGGAAAGGAACCATTGAAATATGGAAATTACGCAGCAAGGAAGGGACCACAGATGTTCCTGACGAGCAAAACATAAATTTGGATGATTTAGAGCTGCAAGGGATAAAGTTAGGAAGTATTCCCACTCATGGTGCAGTTTTAGACATCAAAATAGATTCAAAGTCTATTACTTCTAATGGTGATTCAATATTACTCTCTACTGCACAATCCACCGGTAACATTACACTTTGGAAGATTAAAAAGGATGACCCATTAGATATAAAGGAAGTTTCAGATGTTCAACTGTTTCCTGAATCTACTTCGAATTTAGGTGAGACATTAATTACGTCTATAAATTTTCATCCTAGAAAAACGTATCTATCATTCACCACTACCACAGGCATTGTTGGTTACTACGATTATTCAGAAGGATCCAACTCTAATGAACCAGtttgttttggaaaagaGCATTCTTTAGAAGCATGGTATGCTGATTGGTGTCATTTGGAAGCCCTAGACAACATTGTCTTTTCCGGAGGCGATGACGCACGGCTAATCGCACATGATACTAGAGTGCCGTTTCCTGTTTTTGAGACATCTAGAATTCATGATGCCGGCATAGTTTCAATTCTCACGGCCAGAAGTAACTGGTGTGAAAATGTTACTGATCCTTATATTATATGGACAGGTGGCTATGATGATCAGTTGTGTGTTCTTGATCTGCGTGCCGGAGCAAACATGAATAATGGAGCTTTATTTGAGGGCATACCCCCTATGCTTCGAGAAAAACACAACTTGGGTGGAGGTGTATGGAGATTGATTCCATctccaaaagaaaatgattgCAGAGTATTCACCTGTAATATGTATGATGGTGGTCGAATGTTAGCGTATGATTCGTCTAACGCAAAAAATGTTGAGGTCAAGAATTACTACAAAGGGGACCATTCGAGTATCACCTATGGCGGGGATTGGATTGGAGACGTAGCCATAAGTTGTAGTTTTTATGATAATGTGGTGCAAGTTTGGGAGGTCTAA